From a single Brassica napus cultivar Da-Ae chromosome C9, Da-Ae, whole genome shotgun sequence genomic region:
- the LOC106426684 gene encoding ABC transporter F family member 2, with protein MDLTMNLHSLNLRSTLFTSPLPCPTRFTLKLSSVSKPRRVIFNIRATNELESLSLAEDHDRKPIVKHLNDGASAISSGVRLENISKSYEGVTVLKDVNWEVKRGEKVGLIGVNGAGKTTQLKIITGQDEPDSGNVIRAKPNMKVCFLSQEFEVSMGKTVKEEFMSAFNEEMNISRKLEKLQKGIEGAVDDLELMGRLLDEFDSLQRRAQEMGLDSVDAKVSKLMPEVGFCAEDADRLVASFSSGWQMRMSLGKILLQDPDLLLLDEPTNHLDLETIEWLEGYLSKQDVPMVIISHDRAFLDQLCTKIVETEMGVSRTFVGNYSQYVISKAEWVEAQYAAWEKQQKEIEATKDLIGRLSNGANSGRGSSAEKKLEKLQEGEQIEKPFQRKQMKIRFPECGLSGRSVVTIKNLEFGFEDEMLFNKANLVIERGEKIAIIGPNGCGKSTLLKLIMGLEKPMRGEVVLGEHNVLPNYFEQNQAEALDLDKTVIETVVEAAVDWRIDDIKGLLGRCNFKADMFDRKVSLLSGGEKARLAFCKFMVKPSTLLVLDEPTNHLDIPSKEMLEEAINEYKGTVITVSHDRYFIKQIVNRVIEVRDGGLKDYAGDYNYYLEKNIEARAKELEREAELEEKAPKVKAKSKMSKAEREARKKQKMRAFQASKKKPKSSKNAKRWN; from the exons ATGGATTTAACGATGAACCTCCATAGCTTAAACCTTCGTTCCACGTTATTCACTAGTCCTCTTCCTTGCCCTACACGATTCACCCTCAAACTCTCCTCTGTTTCTAAACCTAGACGAGTAATTTTCAATATCAGAGCGACGAATGAGCTCGAGTCGCTCTCCTTGGCAGAAGATCACGATCGTAAACCGATCGTTAAGCATTTAAACGACGGTGCTTCAGCGATTTCTTCCGGAGTGAGACTTGAAAACATAAGCAAGAGCTACGAAGGCGTGACGGTGCTCAAGGACGTAAACTGGGAAGTGAAGAGAGGCGAAAAGGTAGGGTTGATCGGTGTCAACGGTGCGGGCAAGACgacacagctaaagataatcaCGGGACAAGACGAACCCGATTCGGGGAACGTCATTAGAGCAAAACCCAATATGAAAGTCTGTTTCTTGAGTCAGGAGTTCGAGGTTTCGATGGGGAAGACAGTGAAGGAAGAGTTCATGAGTGCTTTTAACGAAGAGATGAATATCTCGAGGAAGCTTGAGAAGCTGCAGAAGGGGATAGAGGGAGCTGTTGATGATTTAGAGCTAATGGGAAGGTTGCTAGACGAGTTTGATTCCTTGCAGAGACGAGCTCAAGAGATGGGTTTGGATTCTGTCGATGCGAAAGTCAGTAAGCTGATGCCGGAGGTAGGGTTTTGTGCAGAGGATGCAGATCGGCTTGTGGCTTCTTTTAGCAGTGGGTGGCAAATGAGAATGTCACTTGGGAAGATACTGCTTCAG GACCCAGATTTGCTGCTTTTGGATGAGCCAACGAATCATTTGGATCTTGAAACCATTGAGTGGCTTGAAGGCTACTTGAGTAAGCAAGATGTGCCAATGGTTATAATATCTCACGACAGAGCATTTCTTGATCAGCTATGTACCAAGATTGTGGAAACCGAGATGGGTGTGTCCAGGACTTTTGTGGGTAACTACTCTCAGTATGTGATTTCGAAGGCAGAGTGGGTCGAAGCTCAGTATGCTGCTTGGGAGAAGCAGCAGAAAGAGATTGAAGCAACGAAGGATTTGATCGGTAGGCTAAGTAATGGAGCAAACTCTGGTCGAGGTTCTTCAGCAGAGaag AAACTAGAGAAGCTCCAAGAAGGAGAGCAGATAGAGAAGCCTTTCCAGCGGAAACAGATGAAGATTAGGTTTCCTGAATGTGGATTAAGCGGGAGATCTGTTGTCACTATCAAGAATCTTGAATTTGGTTTTGAGGATGAG ATGCTATTCAACAAGGCAAATCTTGTGATAGAAAGAGGAGAGAAGATAGCTATTATTGGTCCAAACGGGTGCGGTAAAAGCACTTTATTGAAACTGATTATGGGTTTGGAGAAGCCTATGAGAGGTGAAGTGGTTCTTGGGGAACACAATGTGTTGCCAAACTACTTCGAGCAGAATCAG GCAGAGGCTCTAGATTTGGATAAAACTGTGATTGAGACGGTTGTTGAAGCTGCTGTAGATTGGAGAATTGATGATATAAAAGGCCTTCTTGGTCGCTGCAACTTCAAAGCTGACATGTTTGATAGAAAGGTCTCTCTCTTGAGTGGTGGTGAGAAG GCACGCCTTGCTTTCTGCAAATTCATGGTGAAACCATCCACTCTACTCGTGTTGGACGAACCCACCAATCACTTGGACATACCTTCAAAAGAGATGCTTGAG GAGGCGATAAATGAGTACAAAGGCACCGTCATCACAGTCTCTCACGATCGATACTTCATTAAACAAATCGTCAACAGAGTTATTGAAGTCAGAGATGGTGGTTTAAAGGACTATGCAGGAGATTACAAT TATTACCTGGAGAAGAATATTGAAGCTAGAGCCAAGGAGCTGGAGAGAGAAGCAGAATTGGAAGAAAAAGCTCCAAAAGTTAAGGCAAAGTCAAAGATGTCAAAGGCTGAGAGAGAAGCACGGAAGAAGCAGAAGATGAGAGCGTTTCAAGCTTCCAAAAAGAAGCCAAAGTCCAGCAAAAATGCCAAGAGATGGAATTAA
- the LOC106426685 gene encoding DNA-directed RNA polymerase II subunit 4-like, which translates to MSGEEEEENAAELKIGDEFLKAKCLMNCEVSLILEHKYEQLQLVSEDPMNQVSQVFEKSLQYVKRFSRYKNPDAVRQVREILSRHQLTEFELCVLGNLCPETAEEAVAMVPSLKTKGRAHSDEAIEKMLNDLSLVKRFE; encoded by the exons ATgtccggagaagaagaagaagagaacgcCGCCGAGCTCAAGATCGGAGACG AGTTTTTGAAGGCGAAGTGTTTAATGAACTGTGAAGTGTCTTTGATCCTTGAGCACAAGTATGAACAGCTTCAGCTGGTCTCCGAGGATCCTATGAACCAAGTCTCTCA AGTGTTTGAGAAGTCGTTGCAGTATGTGAAGCGTTTTAGCCGCTACAAGAATCCAGATGCTGTACGACAAGTTCGAGA AATACTGAGTAGACATCAACTCACTGAGTTTGAG CTCTGTGTTCTTGGCAATCTCTGTCCTGAAACTGCTGAAGAAGCAGTGGCAATGGTTCCTTCTCTCAAg ACGAAAGGAAGAGCTCATAGTGATGAAGCAATTGAGAAGATGCTCAATGATCTCTCCCTTGTCAAGAGATTCGAGTAG